A genomic window from Fusarium verticillioides 7600 chromosome 5, whole genome shotgun sequence includes:
- a CDS encoding gluconolactonase, with product MSFKIYNEGANTIFDASSTVEVIHEDNQYPFAHEAGVFIPEENALFITSNQFPDPTTGQKTIQISKVQLSPDGKFISCEEVNAPDVVMANGGVNYNGGVLFCSQGSLTAPGGLVFMQPIAPYRCAALVNSFYGRDFNSLNDVVVHSDGSLWFTDPIYGYEQGIRPAPQLPNQVYRYDPKDGSVRVVADGFGRPNGISFSPDEKVVYVTDTDWIHGDGTTDDNRARTIYAFDLSNISGEPFLTNKRVFAMADTGIPDGIKCDTKGNVYSGCGDGVNVWSPGGVLLGKILISGGVANFCFGRNGELFMLNEHKIWRAQLASGVKGALLGI from the exons ATGTCATTCAAGATTTACAATGAAGGGGCCAATACCATCTTTGACGCCTCTTCAACGGTCGAGGTGATCCATGAGGATAACCAATATCCATTTGCCCACGAAGCTGGCGTCTTCATTCCAGAAGAAAATGCCCTGTTCATCACGAGCAACCAGTTCCCAGACCCTACGACCGGCCAGAAGACGATCCAAATAAGCAAGGTCCAACTCTCTCCCGATGGGAAGTTCATTAGCTGCGAAGAAGTCAACGCGCCTGACGTTGTCATGGCAAATGGTGGCGTGAACTACAATGGCGGCGTATTATTCTGCTCGCAAGGATCCCTGACTGCGCCGGGAGGTCTTGTCTTTATGCAGCCTATCGCACCTTACAGATGCGCAGCTCTCGTTAACTCATTCTACGGGCGAGATTTCAATTCTCTGAATGACGTTGTTGTTCATTCTGATGGCTCTCTCTGGTTCACAGATCCAATTTATGGCTACGAGCAGGGTATAAGGCCAGCTCCCCAGTTACCAAACCAGGTCTATCGATATGATCCTAAAGACGGGTCAGTTCGAGTTGTGGCAGATGGATTTGGCAGACCAAACGGTATCTCATTCAGTCCTGATGAGAAGGTCGTCTATGTCACTGATACGGACTGGATTCACGGTGATGGAACCACTGATGACAACCGAGCAAGGACCAT CTATGCTTTCGACCTGTCAAACATCTCCGGCGAACCAttcctcaccaacaagagagTGTTCGCCATGGCAGACACCGGAATCCCCGACGGCATCAAATGCGATACGAAGGGCAACGTTTACAGTGGTTGCGGCGATGGCGTAAACGTCTGGTCACCAGGTGGCGTCTTACTCGGAAAGATTCTTATTTCTGGCGGTGTTGCGAACTTTTGCTTTGGTCGAAATGGGGAGTTGTTTATGCTGAACGAGCACAAGATTTGGAGAGCTCAGCTCGCCAGCGGCGTCAAGGGGGCGCTGCTCGGCATCTAA